The Canis lupus familiaris isolate Mischka breed German Shepherd chromosome 1, alternate assembly UU_Cfam_GSD_1.0, whole genome shotgun sequence DNA window CCATCAGAGAGGTCACACgggagaaaggccttatgagtgcagtgaatgtgggaaatcctttaGACAAAAATATTCCCTCTCAATACACCAGAAAATTCATAGTAGAGGAAGCCCTTATAAATGCAACAAATGTGGGAAATCTTTTTCTTGTAGTTCCAGTTTCCATTatcatcagagaattcacacaggagaaaggccttatgagtgcAGTGAGTGTGGAAAATCTTTTATCAGTAGCACTGCCCTCCATTatcatcagagaattcacactggagaaaggcctcATGAGTGCAGTGACTGTGGGAAATCTTTCAGCACTCATAGTGCTCTTCGATATCATCGCagagttcacactggagagagGCCTCatgagtgcagtgaatgtggcaAGTCCTTTACCCGAAGAAATAGCCTCAATATGCACCTCAAAGTTCATTCAAGTGAAAGATTTTATgagtgtaatgaatgtgggaaatcttttatTTGTAGGTATGAACTCCAGTATCATAACAGAGTTCATTCTGGAGAAAAACCTTTTGAGTGCAATGAATGTGGAAAATCTTTTACCTCTAGCTCTGCCCTCACTTATCatcagagatctcacagaggagaaaggccttatgagtgtagtgaatgtgggaaatcttttacTTCTGGGTCTTCCCTCAGGTATCATCAGAGAGGTCACACAGGAGAAAGGCCTTAtcagtgcagtgaatgtgggaaatcctttaGGCAAAAACATTCCCTCTCAatacatcagagaattcataatGGTGGAAGCCCTTACCAATGCGACaaatgtgggaaatcttttacTTTTAGTTCCAGCTTCTATTatcatcagagaattcacacaggagaaaggccttatgagtgcAATGAGTGTGGAAAATCTTTTATCAGTAGCACTGCCCTCCATTATCATCACAGAGTTCATACTGGAGAAAGGCCTCatgaatgcagtgaatgtgggaagtCCTTTATCCAAACATCTTCCCTCTCAGTACACCAGAGACTTCATAAGAGAGAAAGGCCTTACGAATGCAGTGAATGTGGTAAATCCTTTACCTATAGTTCCAGTTTCCATTATCATCAAaaagttcacactggagaaaggccacatgagtgcagtgaatgtgggaagtCCTTTATCACTCGTACTGCTCTCTGTTACCATCACAGGGTTCACACTGGAGAACGGCCTtatgagtgcagtgaatgtgggaaatcgtTTAGAGGAAAATCTAACCTCTCTCAACATTGGAAAGTTCACACTAGAGAAAGGCATAATTGTATAATGAATATGCAATTTCCTTATTCAGTGTAATGACACTGGTGAAACTCTGAGGAGGCATTTGCCTGATTTGAATCTTTTACAGTTGGATATTCCTTACAATTTCAGTTATGTTGGAAGTATATGTGGCTAAGTTGCATTTTCTAACTTGTCCAGAGATCCCTCTAAATTTATGTAACTGACAGTTCAGTGACTATTTCACCTCTGCCAGCTGGTAGGTCCACACAGTGCGCATCTGTCCTCACCCCAGTGTACTCCTTGTACTCAGGCTGACCTCTGTTCTTATGAATTACAGCAGATTAGCAGTAACCTAAGGTCTTAGGGGTcagctttccttcttccttgaaTACCTTCAAGGCATGGACCTAAATCAGTGATGATCCAGAGAATATCATGAGTTTGGCTGGCAGTTTACAGAGAATGACTACGTTTTTCAGGGATATCTTGGTCTTATGTGATACTTGTGATGAGTTTTTCCAGGTCAGAGACCGGAGAACTATCTGCTGCACGTTGATTTGGCCGACATGGTAATCAAGGCCTTACTGTTTAAGTCCTTTTTGATTTTGAATGTTCTACTTACTGTACAGGCTAATTTATAAAGAGACGTGGGCTCATCAGTCATCAAAGGCTCAACTTTTTAGGAATCTCCAATTATCTGTGCCTGtcgagggagaggaggaaggcagaAAACAGCTTgccaggtttttttgtttgtttgtttgttttgctttgttttttgtttttttaagtaaactttgtGTCCAACTTGGGACTCAAACTCAAAACTTCATGAATCACAggctcaggcagcctgggtggttcagcggtttagtgcttgcctttggcccagggcatgatcctgaagtcctgggatcgagtcccacgttgggctccctgcatggagcctgcttctccctctgccttgtgtctctgcctctttctctctggatctctcatgaataaataaataaaatattaaaaaaaaaaaaaaaaagaatcacaggctctactgactgagccagccaggtgtttcAGTAAGCAGCCTGCCAGTTTTGACTAAATTTGCATTGCTGCCCCACAGCCTCCTATGCAGGgctttctggttttcatttgaGGCCTGGATACCATGTGATTTTAGGATCCTCAGTGATGACCCCAAGGAGGGGGCAGGTGTGAGACCCTCAGATGCTTCTGCAAGCAGCATGAATTTTTCCCCGTACTCAAAAGAGATCTCACAGGGGATGTCAGCACCATTGAGGTGGTATCTTCCCATGTCTACAAACAGCTCTGTGCTCTGATGTCCACAGTTCACTAGGCTAGGGTCACTGGTTCTAAGAccacagggggcagggggaaacTGTAACTGGTACAGAAACACTGGCTTAATAGGAAATGGAGGAGACTGCAGCCAACTGGATGCAGTGTGCCTCTTCTAAAAGTGCATCCGGACAAGTTTCTGTGACAGTGACTCTGCAGGATTAGTGTGTGCACAAATCTTAGGAGGTACAGGTGTGCCTTTCTTATGTAGCTGAAGTCATTGTcagataaaataattgaaagctaTTGATTCCTTTACCCCCCTCATTGTTTACCACTTCAAAGCCATTACTGcacagagaggaaaacaagatattaaagggggtggagggggcgcctgggtgactcagtggttcagggtatgatcctggagacccaggatcgagtccccacatcgggctccctgcatggagcctgtttccccctttgcctctcagtctctgtgtgtctcatgaataaataaaatctttaaaaataaataaataaaaataaaaggggtgGAGGAATCTGTAGTTTTTTGATGTGGCTCTTAAGACCCAGGCACTGTTCCTGTTGGCTCTGGTGGAAATGTCCTTCACTGCTCCCGGTATTTGCAGACACCGAGGTAAGACTGACGCCTAGAGGACATGGGAACAGGTGGGACTGTCAGTATAGGGTTGCCAAACATATTTTTgagccaatttttaaaactataaaggtTTAATTTACAGATGCTAATAAACTGCgtgtttaaaaatgtacaatttgataagttttgacaagCATATGAATCTCTGAAAACCATCATAACCTTGATAATGACTATATATGTCATGTTATATTTACCTCCTGCCCTATTACAATCTCTCCTTACGCTACCCACCTCTTGGTAACCATTGTACTTTGTTTTGCAATGGAAGccatcacattttttatttatgtgtttggaATCAAactgtttactcttttttttttcctgatttcctttgtgttttataattACTTTGACTTTCATCAATGATATTATGAGTAGCTCACTTTTCTAACATTCTTATGTTTGGGTATGCTGCTGTTACTttattcatcctttttatggGCTTTTAGGTTATTTCTAGATTTGCCTATTGAAAATAaagcactcaacaaacatttgtgtCAGTACTTTCATACAGacatgctgtttttatttttgtcagtaaTGTTCAATATCTGAGTCACGTGGTAGATGAATACTAACTTTTGAAGAAACTGCTATACTGTGATCAAAATGATTGTttgccaaaacaaaaaacaaacaaacaaacaaaaaaaaacgatTGTTTGCTTTTGCATTCACATCAACAGTGGATGGAAGTCCGTATCTTCTACATACCTGCCAACACTTGATATGACCATTCTTTAATTTCAGCTCATGTAATAAGTGTGAAGTATAATCTcagtgtagttttatttttttaaagatttttatttatttattcatgagagagagaggcagagacataggcagagggagaagcaggctccctgcagggagccccatgtaggacttgatcctggaccccaggatcattccctgagctgaaggcagactttcaactgcttaaccacccaggtgtccccttagtGTAGTTTTTATTGCATTTCCTGAAGGATtcatgattttgagcatcttttgtTTTACTTGCCAATTATAAAt harbors:
- the LOC119870872 gene encoding LOW QUALITY PROTEIN: zinc finger protein 256-like (The sequence of the model RefSeq protein was modified relative to this genomic sequence to represent the inferred CDS: deleted 1 base in 1 codon), which encodes MAAAAPRTPAQGGVTFEDIAVYFSWKEWRLLDEAQRRLYHHVMLENFTLISSLGCCCGAEAVEAPIEQSASGGVSQTRTPRIALTSRMTHPCEMCSLVLRDIFHLAEEQGKENSQKLLRCGACGKRFYFSIRFKQQQEQHVAEKPFRNRVDRVSVVKSWGLHNSGKSFTCGEVQKDFLSGSGHLQQEATESREKPNTIIQCRATLQSRKSHYPWGECKNAFGPQHSHIQDQGVHLGRQCFMCSDCGKSFSTHTALHYHQRVHTGERPYECSECGKSFTRRHSLNVHLKVHSGERPYKCNECGKSFICRYELQYHHRSHSGEKPYECSECGKSFTSSSALSYHQRSHRGERPYECNECGKSFTSGSSLRYHQRGHTGERPYECSECGKSFRQKYSLSIHQKIHSRGSPYKCNKCGKSFSCSSSFHYHQRIHTGERPYECSECGKSFISSTALHYHQRIHTGERPHECSDCGKSFSTHSALRYHRRVHTGERPHECSECGKSFTRRNSLNMHLKVHSSERFYECNECGKSFICRYELQYHNRVHSGEKPFECNECGKSFTSSSALTYHQRSHRGERPYECSECGKSFTSGSSLRYHQRGHTGERPYQCSECGKSFRQKHSLSIHQRIHNGGSPYQCDKCGKSFTFSSSFYYHQRIHTGERPYECNECGKSFISSTALHYHHRVHTGERPHECSECGKSFIQTSSLSVHQRLHKRERPYECSECGKSFTYSSSFHYHQKVHTGERPHECSECGKSFITRTALCYHHRVHTGERLMSAVNVGNRLEENLTSLNIGKFTLEKGIIV